One Phyllopteryx taeniolatus isolate TA_2022b chromosome 20, UOR_Ptae_1.2, whole genome shotgun sequence genomic window, CTGCCCTCTGGAGGTTGTTGCCGATGTCACTAAATTGTTTTTGGCTCTAAATCGcttacaatgtttctgtcattaaTGGCAGTGGTTTATTTCTTCTTTAGGGCATTCCAAATGGTTGCAGTTGGCCCTGATTGATTTTTATCTTCCTTCAGCTTacattaacttgttttttttctctccccataTACAGCTGTCTGgtttcatgttggttacacctGTACTGTAACTATAAATGTAATCTTCACAGGCAAAAACCCACATCTGAAACAgtactatttattgtttgaatattaaatgcaaTAGGACACACTCGGGCAACAAATCACACCtatcacatgttccaatacctttgctcatgTGAAAATGGGTGGTTTGAAGTTGTGTATCACATTCAAGATCCAAATCCATCCAAATACCTGGCAATTAAAGCTGAAATACAATACTTTTAAAtgcgttttttatttatttattttatttaattactgCTTGATTTTCATTAGATCATCCAGAGGAGGAAGCGCTCAGAGATGCAGACAGAGTATGACTTTGTCTGGCCTCAGTCCTTGATTCAGACCAGTGAACAAGCCTCACCTTCACAACCCCAAACGTCTTCACAAGGACCTTCGGACCCCTTCAAGGCATCCTTCAGCCTCTCGGTTAGTCAGCGccaccacacaaacacaacatacaTCCAACATCCCAAGTGAAAAAGTCAGTCTTTCAGTGTAAAAGACTTTGTATAACTTTCTTGTTAATTTATTGTCTGGATGATTTTGTGACAGACTGCTAAAGATGAGAATTGAAAGCTGGTTCTTTTTGTTACCAGTAATTtgacaggtgggtgccatgattgggtatgaaaggagcttccctgaattgctcagtcattcacaagcaaagatggggcgaggttcacctctttgtgaacaagtgcgtgagaaaatagtcgaacagtttaaggacaatattcctcaacgtacaattgcaaggaatttagagatttcgtcatctacggtccataatatcatcaaaaggttcagagaatctggagacatcactgcatgtaagcggcaaggccgaaaaccaacattgaatgcccgcaaccttcgatccctcagggggcactgcatcaaaaaccgacatcaatgtgtaaagaatatcaccacatggggtcaggaaaacctcagaaaaccaatgtcagtaaatacagttcggcgctacatccgtaagtgcaacttgaaactctactatgcaaagcaaaagccatttatcgacaacacccagaaacgccgccggcttctctgggcccgagctcatctaagatggactgatgcaaagtggaaaagtgttctgtggtctgacgagtccccatttcaagttgtttttgtaaattgtggacgtcgtgtcctccgggccaaagaggaaaagaaccatccggactgttatggacgcaaagttcaaaagccagcatctgtgatggtatggggctgtgttagtgccaatggcatgggacacttacacatctgtgaaggcaccattaatgctgaaaggtacaaacaggttttggagaaacatatgctgccatccaagcaatgtctttttcatggacgcccctgcttatttcagcaagacaatgccaaaccacattctgcacgtgttacaacagcgtggcttcgtagtaaaagagtgcaggtactagactggcctgcctgcagtccagacctgtctcccattgaaaatgcgtggcacattatgaagcgtaaaatacgacaacggagaccccggactgttgaacagctgaagctgtacatcaagcaagaatgggaaagaattccacctacaaagcttcaacaattagtgtcctcagttccgaaacgtttattgaatgttgtttaaaataaaaaataaaaaaaactgatgtaacatggtggtaaacatgaccctgtcccagcttttttggaacgtgatgcagccataaaattctaagttaacgattatttgctaaaaacaacaaaatgtatcagtttgaacattaaatatcttgtctttgtagtgtattcaattaaatataggttgaacataatttgcaaatcattgtatgctgtttttatttatgtttaacacaatgtcccgacttcattggaattggggttgtacaataaacGTAAAATCCCATGTGTAATGGATGCCCGCTCGCACTGCGCAAAAGTACTTTAGTCAAACTCTGTCCCCGAGAGCCCCACTACTCGCGGCAGCCGACGGGTTAGTGCACTGAACTCTGAACAATGAAGGTTAATATAACTGCATCAATGCTACTACATCACCTGTTAATGCTCGGTTTAGGGCACAGCTAGAGGAGCATGAATGTAAACAACATTGTACGTTACACTACGttacaacacaacaacaatgaatGTCATTTAGCTGCACGAGAGGGCCAAAGTATTGGACACTGCtcacagtatgatgcagtgcagttctacacctctgcagactacaaccacaataataaaccaaatgttgatttaaaaaaataaataaataaataaataaataaaaatattacattagtGTAATTGTAATGttgtgattttatatatatatatatatatatatatatatagtgctaTTTCTGATCATATATAGTAATTTTGATGGGAGAAGTCATTCTTtgagaaacaaaataaagctgGTTTCTAATACCTGTTATTTTCActttggaaatgttttaaagCAGCCCTcgcggaaaaaaaacaaaaaaaaaaaaaaaaaaactaaaattgatCCTTGGAGGCAACAATGAAACTGATGAGTAGAAATATGCAACACTCATTTCATCAGTTACACATAAACTGTTTGTTAGAGTCACACAACTTTGCCAGCAGGGACTTTTTTGTCATCAGTGACATTTGTCATCATCCTGTGCTCGAGCAAAGCATCAAAGCTGCGCTCCCAGGTTTTACTGTGTCGTGATCAAAGTTCCGTGGAATGCGTTTGGATCCTTCCGCAACAGCTCAGGTTGCCACGGGACCGCCTCTGTTGATCAGCTTCCCTTCAAACACGCTCAATTAGACACACTTGCATGCAAATACGCACTGGGCTCCTTGTGGCCTATGCTCACAGATATGTCCGCATTGCTGACTGACTGTCAACCTCTTGCCTCAAAATTTGCTCTTTATTGGCTTTCCTTTAGCGCCACCTACTGATGAGAATTTTTTGCCTCAACGAGTTTCTCCTTAGTGGTTTAAAACAGAACTTTTAAGTGGATGTGTTGAGATTAGTTACGTCTGCTAAGGTGATTATGTTTTGATTCCCCATTTGCATCTGCTAAATTCGGCCAAATGCAGAAAGTGTGCAATTTAGGGCTAATTCAATTGAGTAATGTTTGGCCTTATCTACCTTAATATTTTAGTCCCGTATGTGATCCTTCATGTACatttctgcgtgtgtgtgttttcagcgCTCACGCTCAGCCTTCTCCCTCACCAGTGACGACTCTCCTGAGAAAATTCCTCAGGACGAGGCTGTCGGCGCGGGTGATAGCCTACATGAGTACTCCTCGCTAAAGAGGGAGGCTAAAGCCACGTCCCTACCCACCTGGAAGAGTGTCGACCGTCTGGACAATTCCAGTAATGACAGTTCATTTCTTGTATCTCACCAGGTTACAGTGGATTTACAGTAATCATTCTGTGTGCAAAATACCGCTGATGGTTTTATTTGGaacatttctttattatttgtgAGCTGAATACAATGTGTTCCACAATCCACTTCAGTCTTTTAAGAGtaagaatacttttttttttggcagagcaacaaaagagaaagagagagaaaaggatACACaactaatgttcaaactgaaatgtaaaaataaaaagtaagagTAAGACAGCCCTAGAGGTGAGTGGGTTCCGTTGATGCCAAGCTTAAACATCATGTTTTGTCTTATTTAATCAGGTGCATCCTCAGTCCTCCAAAGTCCAGACGGCAACTGGATCGCTCTCCACAGCTCTCAGCTGTCTCGTCCCAGCCTCCTGACCAAGAGGAAGAGCCTGGTGTTCAGCGTCTTGGAGAAGGAGTCCGGCGTCGTCTCAGCCTACGACGAGATGGGTTCTGACTCTGAGGAGGGCGACCAAGGCAGCTGGGGGGCAGCGTTGCAACAGTTCCGCCGCAAACTGTCCGATGAGACCTACTATACGGACTCGCAGCATGACCCCGAGTGGACGTATACGCAGCACCTGCCCGTGACCTCACCTTCCTCTGGCCAGTACACCAACACGGAGACTCTCAATTCTGACTCGGAGGCGTCATCGGCGCGGTCCTCGTGTCCTCGGAAACCGCCTCAAAGCCTGCTTAGGAAGAAAGGACCGTCAGACACGCATCTTCACCCTTACCACCAACCACTCTACCACCAACACCTTCACCAAAACCTCTCACCATATCCGCTTCTCTCAGGGGCACTGGATGTGAACTTTAACCCCAAGGTGTGTTGCCTCAACATTATTACTTTGGATATTTTAGATTGTGTTTGtgggaaaaattaaaaaaagaaccttCACCATCAGTCATATTAGGTACCCCTACCCAATCTGTGATCCAGTAcatgaaatgtacagtatagttGTACTTTGCAGTGGTGTCCAATTGTATTCCATTGTACTCAGAGATGCTACTCTTATTACTACTAAATAAAGTAACCAGAATGTGAGAAGTACCTCTGAGAATTACACAGTGCGAAGTACAATCAAtgatattgttaaatgaatacctctccaACTTTGTCAATCTAAAGTGAGCATTTGTAGAGGCAAATGTGTTGATATAACTCTTGTATCTCATTTGTTGtgcttgtgaattgttttaGTATAACCGTAGTGCAAATTCTGCAATTTCCCTTGTCAGTAAATTGAGTCAGGCTTTGACATATCAAATTGCCGACCGGTAAACAAGTTTATTTACACAACATTCACATTTGCAGGTAATGGGGGACAGCAGTGAGGCGGAAGAAAGGCAAAACGACCCAGTTAGAAGGTCACGGCGCCGCCGCACAAGCAAGAGAGATTCATCAATCGAGAGCAGGTCCGGGAGCCAGAACTACTCACAGTCCATTCAGGTAACATATTGTACCAAATACAAATTATAGCTCCCTTATAGATTCCACGTGAATGTTGAGAAATGCTGTTCTCGAGTCAAAAAGCCAAAGGGATGAATAGATGACTACATAATAGTTTAATAATACCAATTCCTAAATATCATGGGGGGCTATGAGCAGCATCCGTACAAGCTGACTACGTGCTTACTAAAAGTGCTATGATCTTCCAGCAATACCGAAACATTGTTGCCACATAATTACTTGTTTATAATCTTTACTTGTCTTCctgaaaaagtcagattttcAGAATGAATACGTGTTTTTCCCCTGACCTTCAAAATAGTCACAAATAGTCACTATTTATAAAAAAGCTTAATTCAAAAATTTGATTGAAACTCCACTATTGGTCCACCTGCAAGGCAATTGAAGCAACTAATACAATACTTAAGAAAACACAGCCAGAAACAGAAACAGGTGGATGGAAATATATGGGTTGGATGTTTCATTGAGCAACGATATTCATACGTTCGCGCAGTTACCGATATTGCATGTGTAAAGTCTTAAATGTTATTGTGAAACCTTGGCGTCTCTggttttctccatttttttgctggagactatcccagctgatttttggcaagaggcggggtccaccctccaccttggtcgcctgccaatcgcagggcacgtattgTAGGCCTACTAAAGGACCAGATGTGAATTTTAAATTGAGCAGATTGAGCAGTtttaatgtgtatgtaaaatatgttaaaaatatgaaataattcaTGCTAATTTTAATGTGATAATTGATCatcattaaccaattatttatcaaataatttaaaatgtataatacCCTTACATGCATGCAgcattgcggcacggtgggtgaatGGTtggcacatcagcctcacagttctgaggtcccgggttcaaatccagcctcacctgtgtggagtttgcatgttctccctgtgcctgtgtgggttttctctgggtactctggtttcctcccacatcccaaaaacatgtacggtaggttaattgagaactctagattgcctgtaggtgtgaatgtgagtgcgaatgtttgtatgtgccctgagattgactggcgatcagtccacggtgtaccctgcctctcgcccagagttagctggaataggctccagcacgtctgcggtacggaaaatggatggatggatggatggatgcatgccgAATTTGATTATCTGGACCACAGTCTCCTTCTGACTCATTTGCAGCACCTGGTGGGCATTAGTGGTAGTGCTTCTGAGTGGTTTAGATCCTATCTCGCAGGCAGAACTTTGAGTGTAAGCCTTGGTCTCTCGGAGTCCCACTATGCCCCACTGTCTTAGTGGGTTCCACAAGGTTCTGTTTCGGGTCCCTGCGGTTTTCTTTATATTTGCTGCCACTGGGTTCCATCCTGAGAAAACGtcgcatttatttttattgttatgcCGACGACAGTCAGATCTATGTCCCACTAAAGAAAAGGACGCCTTCTCCTTAAAGCCTATTTTATGTCTTAAGGACATTAAAGCCTGGATGGTATTGAactttttgcattttaatgatAAGAAAACAAAAGTTAGTTTGGTCTGAGTGGACCTTGTAACCCCAACTCAACAGTCTCAAACTTTTTCAAAATGGACAGTGATTTAAAACTCGATTGGCAAATTGGTGCAGTTATCAAAGCCagcttttctttattttaggcAGGTGGCTAAAGTAAAGCCTTTTGTTTCACAACTGCACATTGAAACAGTAATCCATGCCTTCATTCCggattactgtaatgcactttattttggagTGAGTCAGTCCTCCCTCAGACGTCTCCAGTTGGCTCAGAACGCTGCTGCTCGCCTCCGAACTGGAGCACGTAGGAGGGAGCGCATTACCCCATTTCTGGCCTACCTTCCTGTGCATTTTAGAGTCCATtttaagattctttttttttttttttttttttttttaaatctttaaatgGTCTCGCCCAACCTTACCTCTCTGAGGTGCTCCACCTCTCCACTCCTGTACGTTGCTTTAGGTCACCCGACCAGACGGTGCTGGAGGCGCCAAGGACTAAACAAAAGCTCAGAGGGGCTCGAGCTTTTTCTGTTGCTGGTCCATCTCTTTCAAATAACCTCCCCCTAAATATTTGGCAAGCCTCCTCAGTGTCCATCGTTAAAACTTGTGAGActctgcactgtttgtgtttttgtttttaacatcacTATTAATCTGTTTCAATTTGCCctctgttgaattttttttttaaagttttgtttttatataatgtataacactttgtgtgcagctgtggttgttttaaagagCTCTCTAAatgaagttgagttgagttttttggaaaatccacacaagcactgGGCGAGCATGAGCACACAAGAAGGCTGGAGATGTgattcaaaccccaaatctCATAACtttgagggagatgtgctaacacCTATAGCCCATGTTGAGTCTTAAGTCTCCTGAATCTCTGTTGTGGTTTGTTGTCATTAAAATAGTCTTTATAGTTGAATATTTAATctagtttgtgtgtgaatatttttctCCTGAAGGAGAGCAGTGGTTTTCTTCTCAATGACCTACTGAAGAGGGGCCTAAGCGAAGATCAGCCTGTACCTGACGGCGTGCCAATGAGCACAGCCGCACCAGATGCCTTCACATTCGATGCCATCACCCCCGAATCCCAAGACTGGGACAAAGTAACCCCGAATTCAGTGGACCTGAGCATCCCTCATTCACCAGACTCTCTGGCTCCGGGGCCCCACCTTGCCAACTCGGGACCCGTGTCTGGCACAGGCAACCCTCTGAAGGAAGAACTGCAATCCAGGATCAGTAAGCTGGTCAGGAGCCGCACCAACAGCAGAGAGAGCAGCTCGTCTGAGGAGGAGCTGATGGAGAAACACAGTGGCAGACCAAAGCTGAAAGACAGAGAAAGGGAGAACCCAAGGTCAAGTTTTAGATTAAGAGAGAAAGCGAGTGAGCCAGGTGGTCAAGTGAACAGCCAAGAGATGACAAGAAGTGAGAGGTTGATAAAAAGTCCGCCATTGAGCGGAGAAGGCCGAGTGAAGGAGAGGAGGTTAGAGAAGAGAGTGGGGAGTTTGAACGAGATACCAGATGAGAAGGAGCAGaagagaggagagagaagaaaaaacaagagaCAGCACAGGCGAGATTTGGAGAAGGAGATGACAGAATGGAGGAGCAGCTCCAGTGCTGCCAGCTCGCCTGCTGTTACGCCATCCTCCCAGGAGGTGGTGCTGTCTGACAACCAGGTAAGGCGATGAGAGGACAGAAGGGATTTTGTTTAGGATGCTGCTTATCTGCTTGTCTTGCTGTTTGTCTCATATTTCTTCATTCCTCTTCATTTTACCTGCCTTATTTTTCCATTACTCCATATCGACAAATGTGATGTAACCATTGTTGCTTCTCTGTCGCCCTCATTTTTGACTATTTTTCACTTCCTCACTTCTGATTTTCCACGGCTcgcttgtcttttttctttttttgtgcgcGTGTGCTTGTGTCAGGAGCGACATAATGACTTGAAGCAAGAGCAGAGCCTTCAACTGCTCTCCTCTCGCTTGCAGCAGGTGAGATATCTGGACGGGAAGAAAATGTGTCAGTGCAGCATTaatattgattattaaaatcctcacacacacatttgtttacATGCGTATTACAAATCTATTACTTACTTTTGACTGTTCAGACCGCTGCTTGACACTCTTCCTATGTCGGTATCGTTCACACTGTGGCGTTAGTGACATTTCTCGGGCAGCAATGACTCAGCCTTACCTCAACTGTAGTCCTGTGGTAGGCTACGTGTTCACagggagaggaggaggcagCGTAGTCCATTCTTGGGAGTGTCATCATGGTTCTCGTCTGTACCCGAGAGAAATAACACAACCATCATAAGCTGTACTACTTGTCAGCCACCTACTGTGTATGCTCCCCACCCTGTTGTGTCTAGCATTATCTCAAATAACATGGTACAACTATTTCTACAATATTGTCATTTGGGGTGGAACtgtgactgtttctttaactCTCACAATAGTTAAAATCGATTTGATTGAAAACTTATTTGGTATAACATCATATTAATGGccacttgcacaatataataTGTTGCACATACattgaggactgacaataaatgCTACCATACCATACTATATCCAGTTAAATAACTCTTATTAAATACTCTCTTTACAAAGCTAACAATATCTAATAATTCATTCATATGACTGATCATACAGAACACCGGCTACAGGTATAGATGTTGCACTTTCGCTAGCCCAGCCATAACAATAGGTAATAAAGTCGCAGTCGGATttgtacatacattttcactttCGATCGACACTGTCAGGGAAGCTATTGATTTAAAACTACATTCATAATTGTTATTATACAAtagtttgcaatggtgtaaaaCTACCGGTAAATATCATTCCCATATTTCAGATACCTAATTACTTTCCCTTAGCTAAACAAGATTAGACGTACTTGCTGTGCATCATTTTGgtttagatttattttattttttttaaataactacagaatcttattagattgtgcaattgtacctaatattgttgCTGGTGATGGATGCAAACACAaggacaagtttttttttttgtttgttttgttttgttttgttttgttattttcttcaaTAGTCTTGAAAATATGTCCTGTGTTGATGTTGTTTGAGCAGTGTCAGGCTTCAGTACGACTTGTCTCTGACAGTATGGTTTGACATGTAATCATGTGATCTATTTCTGGTGGGTTTCACAACTGCTCAAATCAAATCATGACTGCTCAGactgtaaggggggggggggaatcaatcTGCCAGTCTGTTAATTTTAACTCAAACTGACACAATTCGAAGTGAATTATTTATAACTCGTGCACCCAGTAGAGCCCCTTGGGTTTATGTTAGCATCAGAACTGCGCATGCTGGGAGCCACATGGCTTCTGCTGCAAAATACCGTAACTCTCTGTGACGTCAACccaaatcccatgatgcagtggaaactgtagttaattacAGTGTaatcactttaaagtatttcactgtatggtatgtggtaaatCACTATATAATTGACAGGAATGTCTTAAGAGTGCAGGATACCCTTTTTCGCGCTTTATCTACAACTATCATCATAATAGCCAGGGGTTATACTATTGGAAAAGTCCCCACAGGGATAACTGGCTTGTGGTGGCCAAGCATTCATCGCAACATAAATTTTGGATCTTGGGACGTCGGCTCTTACCATctttgtgaagcagaattcaccaagcgttggattgtttgTCCACTAATGGTGAGCGTGAGCTGTCTTTAGACAATCGTAAGTTTTACCCTACTGATGCTGTGTTGTCGCAAAAGTAATCACGAAAGCCGCCGAGATACACCCTAAATCTGACCGCGAACACAGCGcgattctgattttttttgggggggggaaaatggaTTTTGATGGAATGGGACCTTGAAGAAATAAAAGATCCCCCATCTGCCATCGAATACTGTACTGCCTTTCCTTTGTGATAAAAGAGCTGCACTATGGGGGTGTTCATGAGCAAGACATTGAGGTGGAAGCATTTTTCAGAGCTCCTGCAGatccaaaataatttttcttcaaCAACTAAACGTTATGAAGCGTTTTCACAAGAGCGCTGTactcaaaacataaaataataacggcatgcatatttttggaatgtccgaggaaacaaatctgacaaataaacatacaaaaccaaaaaaaggtgCATCCTCCTCTGTCTTAGCAGCTCAAGCTCTTTCTTTTGTCACACTGTTAGTGAGTGTTGAGGGGGATCAATacatctactgattaaagcttCAGCCAGTGATTCATTTCATATTGAGAAAAAGCTCGGTCTCTCTTCCCTTTCACGGTCAGTGCATTTCTGAGTATATTTGCCACTCAGACAGACACCCTGAAACATCATTAAGCTTTGACAGGGCACTTATTCAAATACATAGATACTGTGTTAAAACTTTTGACCCTGGAAAAAttccaatgtatttatttgctttaCATGACCTtaaaactttgctcatgttccgggggaggcgggggacatcgagtccgagtagaccatgttccgcgcctccattgccgaggcggccgaccggagctgtggccgtaaggtggtcggtgcctgtcgtggcggcaatccccgaacccgttggtggacaccaacggtgagggatgccgtcaagctgaagaaggagtcctatcgggcctttttgccccgtgggactcctgaggcagctgatgggtaccggctggcca contains:
- the myripb gene encoding rab effector MyRIP isoform X1, translated to MGRRVDLSGLTDDEAEHVLKVVQRDMKLRKKEEDRLSEMKQELAEEGSRCSILSKQHRFNEHCCIRCCAPFTFLLNPKRECLDCQYNVCKTCCTYNKEDKAWLCRACQKGRILRTQSLEWYYNNVKRRFKRFGSAKVLKTLYRKHIIERGALADLPEISIHEGSFGNDNDGSICGSDSVFYKQSEGHSMAETLTVALRVAEEAIEEAIAKAEEFSDSLEKQNEARYLRDHKEELIEELATTIVQKIIQRRKRSEMQTEYDFVWPQSLIQTSEQASPSQPQTSSQGPSDPFKASFSLSRSRSAFSLTSDDSPEKIPQDEAVGAGDSLHEYSSLKREAKATSLPTWKSVDRLDNSSASSVLQSPDGNWIALHSSQLSRPSLLTKRKSLVFSVLEKESGVVSAYDEMGSDSEEGDQGSWGAALQQFRRKLSDETYYTDSQHDPEWTYTQHLPVTSPSSGQYTNTETLNSDSEASSARSSCPRKPPQSLLRKKGPSDTHLHPYHQPLYHQHLHQNLSPYPLLSGALDVNFNPKVMGDSSEAEERQNDPVRRSRRRRTSKRDSSIESRSGSQNYSQSIQESSGFLLNDLLKRGLSEDQPVPDGVPMSTAAPDAFTFDAITPESQDWDKVTPNSVDLSIPHSPDSLAPGPHLANSGPVSGTGNPLKEELQSRISKLVRSRTNSRESSSSEEELMEKHSGRPKLKDRERENPRSSFRLREKASEPGGQVNSQEMTRSERLIKSPPLSGEGRVKERRLEKRVGSLNEIPDEKEQKRGERRKNKRQHRRDLEKEMTEWRSSSSAASSPAVTPSSQEVVLSDNQKYSAASLCSITTEVLKVLNATEELISEAGGDGCTPSDSQSPSTISSSSETRRLDQRLTKMEENVYLAAGAVYGLEGALGDLEQCARNISSGTTDTELAFLEDQVATAAAQVQQSEMQISNIEARISALKTAGLDVTVCNHISKFKPTAKPQTLDSSRHQRRKLPAPPLKDKVEPEQPVKVFRP
- the myripb gene encoding rab effector MyRIP isoform X2; the encoded protein is MGRRVDLSGLTDDEAEHVLKVVQRDMKLRKKEEDRLSEMKQELAEEGSRCSILSKQHRFNEHCCIRCCAPFTFLLNPKRECLDCQYNVCKTCCTYNKEDKAWLCRACQKGRILRTQSLEWYYNNVKRRFKRFGSAKVLKTLYRKHIIERGALADLPEISIHEGSFGNDNDGSICGSDSVFYKQSEGHSMAETLTVALRVAEEAIEEAIAKAEEFSDSLEKQNEARYLRDHKEELIEELATTIVQKIIQRRKRSEMQTEYDFVWPQSLIQTSEQASPSQPQTSSQGPSDPFKASFSLSRSRSAFSLTSDDSPEKIPQDEAVGAGDSLHEYSSLKREAKATSLPTWKSVDRLDNSSASSVLQSPDGNWIALHSSQLSRPSLLTKRKSLVFSVLEKESGVVSAYDEMGSDSEEGDQGSWGAALQQFRRKLSDETYYTDSQHDPEWTYTQHLPVTSPSSGQYTNTETLNSDSEASSARSSCPRKPPQSLLRKKGPSDTHLHPYHQPLYHQHLHQNLSPYPLLSGALDVNFNPKVMGDSSEAEERQNDPVRRSRRRRTSKRDSSIESRSGSQNYSQSIQESSGFLLNDLLKRGLSEDQPVPDGVPMSTAAPDAFTFDAITPESQDWDKVTPNSVDLSIPHSPDSLAPGPHLANSGPVSGTGNPLKEELQSRISKLVRSRTNSRESSSSEEELMEKHSGRPKLKDRERENPRSSFRLREKASEPGGQVNSQEMTRSERLIKSPPLSGEGRVKERRLEKRVGSLNEIPDEKEQKRGERRKNKRQHRRDLEKEMTEWRSSSSAASSPAVTPSSQEVVLSDNQKYSAASLCSITTEVLKVLNATEELISEAGGDGCTPSDSQSPSTISSSSETRRLDQRLTKMEENVYLAAGAVYGLEGALGDLEQCARNISSGTTDTELAFLEDQVATAAAQVQQSEMQISNIEARISALKTAGLDVTVCNHISKFKPTAKPQTLDSSRHQRRKLPAPPLKASTRMQL
- the myripb gene encoding rab effector MyRIP isoform X5 produces the protein MAETLTVALRVAEEAIEEAIAKAEEFSDSLEKQNEARYLRDHKEELIEELATTIVQKIIQRRKRSEMQTEYDFVWPQSLIQTSEQASPSQPQTSSQGPSDPFKASFSLSRSRSAFSLTSDDSPEKIPQDEAVGAGDSLHEYSSLKREAKATSLPTWKSVDRLDNSSASSVLQSPDGNWIALHSSQLSRPSLLTKRKSLVFSVLEKESGVVSAYDEMGSDSEEGDQGSWGAALQQFRRKLSDETYYTDSQHDPEWTYTQHLPVTSPSSGQYTNTETLNSDSEASSARSSCPRKPPQSLLRKKGPSDTHLHPYHQPLYHQHLHQNLSPYPLLSGALDVNFNPKVMGDSSEAEERQNDPVRRSRRRRTSKRDSSIESRSGSQNYSQSIQESSGFLLNDLLKRGLSEDQPVPDGVPMSTAAPDAFTFDAITPESQDWDKVTPNSVDLSIPHSPDSLAPGPHLANSGPVSGTGNPLKEELQSRISKLVRSRTNSRESSSSEEELMEKHSGRPKLKDRERENPRSSFRLREKASEPGGQVNSQEMTRSERLIKSPPLSGEGRVKERRLEKRVGSLNEIPDEKEQKRGERRKNKRQHRRDLEKEMTEWRSSSSAASSPAVTPSSQEVVLSDNQKYSAASLCSITTEVLKVLNATEELISEAGGDGCTPSDSQSPSTISSSSETRRLDQRLTKMEENVYLAAGAVYGLEGALGDLEQCARNISSGTTDTELAFLEDQVATAAAQVQQSEMQISNIEARISALKTAGLDVTVCNHISKFKPTAKPQTLDSSRHQRRKLPAPPLKDKVEPEQPVKVFRP
- the myripb gene encoding rab effector MyRIP isoform X3, with the protein product MECLWRFSEMKQELAEEGSRCSILSKQHRFNEHCCIRCCAPFTFLLNPKRECLDCQYNVCKTCCTYNKEDKAWLCRACQKGRILRTQSLEWYYNNVKRRFKRFGSAKVLKTLYRKHIIERGALADLPEISIHEGSFGNDNDGSICGSDSVFYKQSEGHSMAETLTVALRVAEEAIEEAIAKAEEFSDSLEKQNEARYLRDHKEELIEELATTIVQKIIQRRKRSEMQTEYDFVWPQSLIQTSEQASPSQPQTSSQGPSDPFKASFSLSRSRSAFSLTSDDSPEKIPQDEAVGAGDSLHEYSSLKREAKATSLPTWKSVDRLDNSSASSVLQSPDGNWIALHSSQLSRPSLLTKRKSLVFSVLEKESGVVSAYDEMGSDSEEGDQGSWGAALQQFRRKLSDETYYTDSQHDPEWTYTQHLPVTSPSSGQYTNTETLNSDSEASSARSSCPRKPPQSLLRKKGPSDTHLHPYHQPLYHQHLHQNLSPYPLLSGALDVNFNPKVMGDSSEAEERQNDPVRRSRRRRTSKRDSSIESRSGSQNYSQSIQESSGFLLNDLLKRGLSEDQPVPDGVPMSTAAPDAFTFDAITPESQDWDKVTPNSVDLSIPHSPDSLAPGPHLANSGPVSGTGNPLKEELQSRISKLVRSRTNSRESSSSEEELMEKHSGRPKLKDRERENPRSSFRLREKASEPGGQVNSQEMTRSERLIKSPPLSGEGRVKERRLEKRVGSLNEIPDEKEQKRGERRKNKRQHRRDLEKEMTEWRSSSSAASSPAVTPSSQEVVLSDNQKYSAASLCSITTEVLKVLNATEELISEAGGDGCTPSDSQSPSTISSSSETRRLDQRLTKMEENVYLAAGAVYGLEGALGDLEQCARNISSGTTDTELAFLEDQVATAAAQVQQSEMQISNIEARISALKTAGLDVTVCNHISKFKPTAKPQTLDSSRHQRRKLPAPPLKDKVEPEQPVKVFRP